GCCTGGAACGAGTACCTTTTCGCCCTAACCTTCACCGTAGGGGATAAGGTGAAAACGGTTCCCCCAGCCATCGCCAGCTTTGGGGGGGCCACGCCCTTTGAGATCCCCTGGGGTTCCATCATGGCCGCCAGCGTGGTGGTAACCGTGCCCCTGGTGGTGCTGGTGCTGATCTTCCAGCAACGTATCGTGGCCGGACTAACCGCCGGCGCCGTCAAGGGATGAGGGCTTAGCCTAGGGTCTTGTGCACCAGGGCCATGGCGGCTTCCAGCACCACGTTTAGGTGTTCCTCCCCCTTAAAGCTTTCCGCGTACACCTTGGCCACGTCCTCGGTGCCGCTGGGGCGGGCGGCGAACCAGGCGTTTTCCGTTACCACCTTGAGGCCTCCCAGGGGTTCCCCGTTCCCGGGGGCCCGGGTAAGGATGGCCAGGATGGGCTCCCCGCCAAGCTCCTTCTCCTTCACGTCCTCGGGGGAGAGGCGGGCCAGCTTGGCCTTGGCCAGAGGGGAGATGGGAAGGTCCTTGCGGGTGTAGTAGGGCCGGCCCAGGTTTTCGGCCAGCTCCTCGTAGAGCTCATCGGGGGCCTTCCCCCGCTTGGCCAGGATCTCCGCCGCCAAGAGCCCCAGGAGAATCCCGTCCTTATCCGTGGAAAAAGGCCTGCCGTCAAAGCGCAAGAAGCTGGCTCCGGCGCTTTCCTCCCCGCCGAAGCCTAGCCAGCCTTGCAGGAGGCCTTCCACAAAGTATTTGAAGCCCACAGGGGTTTCGTAGACCTCCCGCCCTAAGGCCTTGGCCACCCGGTCCAAAAGGGCGCTGGTCACCGCGGTCTTGCCCACCTTGGCCCCTGGCCAGGTGCGGGTGGTGTAGAGGTGGTGGACAGCGGCCGCCAGGTAGTGGTTGGGGTTCATAAGGCCCCTCTTGGTGACGATCCCGTGGCGGTCGGCGTCGGGGTCGTTGCCGATGGCCAGGTCAAAGCGGTCTTTAAGGGCCAGGAGGCCCGCCATGGCGTAGGGGCTGGAGCAGTCCATGCGGATTTTGCCGTCGTGGTCTGGGGGCATGAAGCGGAAGGTGGGGTCTAGGGTGGGGTTCACCACCTCCAGGTTGAGGTGGTAGGCCTCGGCAAGCCGCTCCCACACCCTAAGGCTTGCGCCCCCTAAAGGGTCCACCCCC
Above is a genomic segment from Thermus albus containing:
- a CDS encoding phosphoglucomutase produces the protein MDVPKLLTLYYEERPDPTDPLQRVAFGTSGHRGTSLKGTFTEVHVLAMAQAIADLRASFGATGPLFLAKDTHALSEPAWATVLSVLVANGVEVRLEEGYTPTPLVSLAILEHNAQYPAKADGILLTPSHNPPEDGGLKYNPPTGGPADTRITKAIEERANALLQEGLKGVKRLPFREALKRAKPFDYPGLYVERVKEAVDLGAIRAAGLRLGVDPLGGASLRVWERLAEAYHLNLEVVNPTLDPTFRFMPPDHDGKIRMDCSSPYAMAGLLALKDRFDLAIGNDPDADRHGIVTKRGLMNPNHYLAAAVHHLYTTRTWPGAKVGKTAVTSALLDRVAKALGREVYETPVGFKYFVEGLLQGWLGFGGEESAGASFLRFDGRPFSTDKDGILLGLLAAEILAKRGKAPDELYEELAENLGRPYYTRKDLPISPLAKAKLARLSPEDVKEKELGGEPILAILTRAPGNGEPLGGLKVVTENAWFAARPSGTEDVAKVYAESFKGEEHLNVVLEAAMALVHKTLG